A window of the Hordeum vulgare subsp. vulgare chromosome 5H, MorexV3_pseudomolecules_assembly, whole genome shotgun sequence genome harbors these coding sequences:
- the LOC123453175 gene encoding putative disease resistance protein At5g47280, whose protein sequence is MEKFLFEELAGDAVRELLRAVQGTFLCRSTAERLRRNVEPLLPLVQQNGRHALRSNTELGELAVQLREALDLARRAAAAPRWNVYRTAQLARRMEAADKGIERWLARHAPAHVLDGVRRLRDEAEARIGRLERRVEEVAAMQAPATIPPAMSLPVALPPPPSKGMAMAVEVAPPTKGMGMPMDFELPCEEKNKDGSCLVGSGVKVGKEKVKEMVMSSGGGWEVVSICGMGGSGKTTLAMEIYKDQKIQGYFNNRVFFETVSQSANLETIKMKLWEQISSNIVLGAYNQIPEWQLKLGPRDRGPVLVILDDVWSLSQLEELVFKFPGCKTLVVSRLKFPTLVSRTYEMKLLGEEEALSVFCSAAFDQESVPQTADKKLVKQVAAECRGLPLALKVIGASLRDQPPMIWLSAKNRLSRGESISDSHETKLLERMAASVECLSGKVRECFLDLGCFPEDKKIPLDVLINIWMEIHDLDEPDAFAILMELSNKNLLTLVNDAQNKAGDLYSNYHDYSVTQHDVLRDLALHMSGRDSLNKRRRLVMPRREESLPRDWQRNKDLPFEAQIVSIHTGEMKESDWFQMSFPKAEVLILNFASSVYYLPPFIATMQNLKALVLINYGTTSAALDNLSAFTTLSDLRSLWLEKITLPPLPKSTIPLKNLRKISLVLCELNNSLRGSTMDLSMTFPRLSNLTIDHCVDLKELPPSLCEISSLESISLSNCHDLTELPYELGKLHCLSILRVYACPALWKLPPSVCSLKRLKYLDISQCINLTDLPEELGHLTNLEKIDMRECSRLRSLPRSSSSLKSLGHVVCDEETAMLWREAEQVIPDLRVQVAEECYNLDWLVD, encoded by the exons ATGGAGAAGTTCCTGTTCGAAGAGCTGGCCGGTGACGCCGTCCGGGAGCTGCTGCGGGCGGTGCAGGGCACCTTCCTGTGCCGCTCCACCGCCGAGCGCCTGCGCCGGAACGTCGAGCCGCTGCTTCCGCTCGTGCAGCAGAACGGCCGCCACGCGCTCCGGAGCAACACCGAGCTGGGCGAGCTCGCCGTGCAGCTCCGGGAGGCGCTCGACCTCgcgcgccgcgccgccgccgccccgcgctgGAACGTCTACCGCACCGCGCAGCTGGCCCGCAGGATGGAGGCGGCCGACAAGGGCATCGAGCGCTGGCTGGCGCGCCACGCCCCCGCGCACGTGCTCGACGGCGTGCGCCGCCTCCGCGACGAGGCCGAGGCCCGCATCGGCCGCCTCGAGCGCCGCGTCGAGGAGGTCGCCGCGATGCAGGCGCCCGCCACGATCCCGCCCGCCATGTCCCTCCCCGTcgcactgccgccgccgccctccaagGGCATGGCGATGGCGGTGGAGGTGGCGCCGCCGACCAAGGGCATGGGGATGCCGATGGATTTCGAGCTCCCGTGCGAGGAGAAAAACAAGGacggcagctgcttggtgggaagcGGCGTCAAGGTAGGCAAGGAGAAGGTTAAAGAGATGGTGATGagcagcggcggcggctgggaggttGTCAGCATCTGCGGCATGGGCGGCAGCGGCAAGACCACGCTCGCCATGGAGATCTATAAGGATCAGAAGATCCAAG GCTACTTcaacaacagggtcttctttgagACGGTCTCACAATCCGCAAATCTGGAGACCATCAAGATGAAGCTGTGGGAGCAGATCAGCAGCAATATTGTGCTTGGTGCATATAACCAGATCCCAGAATGGCAGCTCAAGTTAGGGCCAAGGGACCGAGGACCAGTCCTTGTTATACTTGATGATGTGTGGTCTCTCTCACAGCTCGAGGAGCTCGTCTTCAAGTTCCCTGGCTGCAAGACTCTTGTCGTATCAAGGTTGAAGTTCCCCACGTTAGTCTCCCGGACTTACGAAATGAAATTACTCGGCGAAGAGGAGGCTTTGTCTGTCTTCTGCAGTGCTGCCTTCGATCAGGAGTCTGTTCCTCAGACTGCTGACAAGAAACTGGTTAAGCAGGTTGCTGCCGAGTGCAGAGGGCTTCCTCTAGCTCTCAAGGTTATTGGCGCATCCTTGCGTGATCAGCCTCCTATGATATGGTTGAGCGCGAAGAACCGCTTGTCACGAGGAGAGTCTATATCGGACTCACATGAGACCAAACTCCTGGAAAGAATGGCAGCAAGTGTCGAGTGCTTGTCGGGAAAGGTTAGGGAATGTTTCCTTGATCTGGGTTGCTTCCCAGAGGATAAGAAGATCCCTCTTGATGTGTTGATCAATATTTGGATGGAGATACATGATCTTGATGAGCCAGATGCTTTCGCCATCCTCATGGAGCTATCGAACAAGAACCTGCTTACCCTAGTTAATGATGCACA GAATAAAGCTGGAGATTTATACAGCAACTATCATGACTACTCAGTCACGCAACATGATGTGTTGCGTGATCTGGCACTTCACATGAGCGGACGTGATTCTCTGAACAAAAGGAGGCGGTTAGTGATGCCAAGAAGAGAAGAATCACTTCCGAGAGATTGGCAGAGGAATAAGGACCTTCCCTTTGAAGCTCAGATTGTTTCTATTCATACAG GCGAGATGAAAGAATCTGACTGGTTCCAGATGAGCTTCCCCAAGGCAGAAGTTCTTATCCTCAACTTCGCCTCAAGCGTATACTACCTCCCGCCGTTCATTGCAACAATGCAGAACCTGAAGGCCCTGGTGCTGATCAACTATGGTACTACCAGTGCAGCCCTTGACAATTTGTCTGCCTTCACCACACTAAGTGACCTAAGGAGTCTTTGGCTGGAAAAGATTACCCTCCCGCCACTGCCGAAAAGCACAATCCCACTGAAGAACCTACGCAAGATCTCCCTCGTCCTTTGTGAGCTGAACAACAGTCTACGAGGATCAACGATGGATCTCTCCATGACGTTTCCGCGCCTATCCAACCTCACCATTGACCATTGCGTAGATCTGAAGGAGCTGCCACCTAGTTTATGTGAAATCAGCTCTCTGGAAAGCATCTCCTTGTCAAACTGCCATGACCTCACAGAGCTGCCATATGAGCTGGGCAAGCTGCACTGCCTGAGCATCCTGCGGGTCTACGCCTGCCCGGCACTGTGGAAGCTTCCACCTTCGGTATGCAGCCTGAAGAGGTTGAAATACCTGGACATATCGCAGTGCATTAACCTTACAGACCTTCCGGAAGAGCTTGGTCACTTGACAAACCTAGAGAAGATCGACATGCGGGAATGCTCGCGGTTGAGGAGCCTCCCGAGGTCCTCCTCGTCGTTGAAGTCCCTCGGGCACGTCGTGTGTGATGAGGAAACGGCGATGCTGTGGAGGGAAGCCGAGCAGGTCATCCCGGATCTTCGTGTGCAGGTAGCAGAGGAGTGTTACAACCTGGACTGGCTTGTAGACTGA